From Magnolia sinica isolate HGM2019 chromosome 13, MsV1, whole genome shotgun sequence, one genomic window encodes:
- the LOC131224203 gene encoding uncharacterized protein LOC131224203, with product MALDDHIERILWTEQEISDRVSQLASQIFDDFKDFSSPPVIVGVATGAFMFLADIVRKIKLPVAVNFVRAKSYGSGTESSGALRISCDVKMDISRKHVISLTSILLGHGLLFDCVPLLDVSAKPLCLSPDDM from the exons ATGGCTTTGGACGACCACATCGAACGAATTCTATGGACTGAGCAAGAAATCTCTGACCGAGTTTCCCAACTCGCTTCTCAGATTTTCGACGATTTCAAGGACTTCTCATCTCCCCCTGTCATCGTCGGCGTTGCCACGGGCGCGTTTATGTTCTTGGCCGACATCGTAAGGAAGATCAAGCTTCCCGTAGCTGTCAATTTCGTTCGTGCCAAATCCTATGGTTCTGGAACGGAATCGAGTGGGGCTCTGAGGATTTCTTGCGACGTTAAGATGGATATCAGCAGAAAGCATGTTATTTCG CTAACCTCTATTCTTCTCGGTCATGGCTTGCTTTTCGACTGCGTTCCGCTCTTAGATGTCTCCGCCAAACCACTTTGTCTGTCACCTGATGACATGTAG